The genomic segment CTGGCGGTGGGCAGCGGCGTGCCCGTTTTGTACCGGCACTTCATGCAGATGCCCGACGGCACGATTCAGGAACTGAGCCGACGCGCGGACCTGGCGAAGCAGCTCCAAATTCGTGGCTACAATATCGACGTGGACGGCGCGGGGTGGCGTAGCGAGGAGGCGAAGAAAACCGCAAAAATGCTCACGAAGGGTCATTTTCATGTTTGTCTTGGTCAATGTCTATCTGAATGCGCCAAGATAAGGATTTGCAAAATCAGCTATACTGTTTGCTGCTGGAAAAATTGTTTTTTAACATGGTCGTATGTGAAATTAGTTAGGCCCTTAATCTGTAACCTGCATCGCCAACACGTCAAGCATCCCCATGCGCACCATGACCTCACGCAGACATTTTTTGTCAACACTGAGCGCGGCAAGCCTGTCATCACTTGCTCCCGCTACCCTTTCGAAGCTGCTACGCATCAGCCTGCGGGATCCACTTCCTCTTATCATCGACGCCGACACAGCCAATGAGGTGGATGACTTGTTCGCTTTAGCCGTGGGATTGCTTGCTCCCGAGCTCAACATTGTAGGGGTTACCTCCGCCCAATGGCACACTTCTCCCCAGGCACCGGCTGATACCGTTGGCAAAAGCCAGGCATTCAACGAAGACATCATGCGCCTGATGGACAAATTATCTGTGCCTCATCCGCAGGGATCAAACCATCCGATGGTGAAGCCACACCGGGCCCAGCCTTCTGATGCCGCACAGTTTATCATTGCGCAGGCCATGGCAATGCCTGATGGTGAGAAATTGCACGTGGCTATCCTGGGGCCGGCAACCAACCTTGCCTCGGCGGTTGTCATGGAGCCGGCCATTATCCCTAAAGTGGTTGCCAACTATCTCGGATTCTGGCACAACCCCGAGACAAATACCTGGAGCAAGCGTGAGTTCAACACCAACAACGACCCCAACGC from the Bacteroidota bacterium genome contains:
- a CDS encoding nucleoside hydrolase yields the protein MTSRRHFLSTLSAASLSSLAPATLSKLLRISLRDPLPLIIDADTANEVDDLFALAVGLLAPELNIVGVTSAQWHTSPQAPADTVGKSQAFNEDIMRLMDKLSVPHPQGSNHPMVKPHRAQPSDAAQFIIAQAMAMPDGEKLHVAILGPATNLASAVVMEPAIIPKVVANYLGFWHNPETNTWSKREFNTNNDPNAVDALINTPGLDFRVMTASTSQHLVFRKTVVDAHLKGKSGLGDYLVNRWGTFDRYWQPDDKEKTKWIMWDVALILALAYPEMATKKRVQSPHDNRMRLIDVYTAIDTAAMEAKFWALLDGFVGEE